From Candidatus Methylomirabilota bacterium, a single genomic window includes:
- a CDS encoding thiolase family protein: SQTSDGAAAVLVMSREKARQVGLRPLAVFKAFAVAGVPPDLMGIGPVEAIPKALKLAGLTLDQIDLIELNEAFAAQALAVIHELKLPTPRMNVNGGAIALGHPLGCTGAKLTATLLHEMGRRASRYGMVTMCIGGGMGAAGIFERI; the protein is encoded by the coding sequence TCGCAGACCAGCGACGGCGCGGCCGCGGTGTTAGTGATGTCAAGGGAGAAGGCGCGCCAAGTGGGACTGCGACCGCTCGCGGTCTTCAAGGCATTTGCCGTCGCAGGCGTGCCGCCGGATCTCATGGGGATTGGACCGGTCGAGGCGATCCCTAAAGCGCTCAAGCTCGCCGGCCTCACCCTTGACCAGATCGACCTGATCGAGCTGAACGAGGCATTCGCCGCACAGGCCCTTGCCGTCATCCACGAGCTGAAGCTCCCTACTCCTCGGATGAACGTCAACGGCGGTGCAATCGCCCTGGGTCATCCGCTCGGATGCACCGGAGCGAAACTGACGGCCACGCTGCTGCACGAGATGGGACGACGCGCATCTCGCTATGGTATGGTCACGATGTGCATCGGTGGGGGGATGGGGGCTGCGGGCATCTTTGAACGGATATAG
- a CDS encoding acyl-CoA dehydrogenase family protein, giving the protein MTTSKPEPVAGGSFLICETPPQEVFTPEDLSEQQQMMLKVTREFIAAEVKPKAEQIEHQDWDLTLQLFKKAGELGLLSVDIPTKYGGLELDLITSTVIAEQMIEGGSFAISVLDHSGIGSLPIAWFGTAEQKARYLPLLATGTKIGSYALTEPGSGSDALSAKTKAVLSPDGKFYILNGTKQFITNAGFADLYITYAKVDG; this is encoded by the coding sequence ATGACTACCTCGAAGCCTGAGCCCGTTGCGGGCGGCAGCTTTCTCATCTGCGAGACACCTCCTCAGGAGGTCTTCACGCCTGAAGACCTGAGTGAGCAACAGCAGATGATGCTGAAGGTGACGCGCGAGTTCATCGCGGCCGAGGTCAAGCCCAAGGCCGAGCAGATTGAGCACCAGGACTGGGACCTGACGCTGCAGCTCTTCAAGAAGGCGGGGGAGTTGGGACTGCTGTCGGTGGACATCCCGACCAAGTACGGTGGCTTGGAACTGGACCTGATCACCTCTACAGTCATTGCCGAACAGATGATTGAGGGCGGTTCCTTTGCCATCTCGGTCTTGGACCACTCGGGAATCGGGTCGCTCCCGATCGCCTGGTTCGGCACCGCCGAGCAGAAGGCTCGCTATCTGCCCCTTCTTGCCACCGGGACAAAGATCGGTTCCTACGCGCTCACAGAGCCAGGCTCCGGCTCCGATGCGCTCAGCGCCAAAACGAAGGCGGTCCTCTCACCTGACGGAAAGTTCTACATCTTGAACGGCACGAAACAGTTCATCACGAATGCCGGCTTTGCCGATCTATACATTACCTACGCCAAGGTGGACGG